Proteins encoded together in one Pelagicoccus sp. SDUM812003 window:
- a CDS encoding four helix bundle protein, protein MQDLKKRTKHFALDTIELCTRISKTTSGQILSKQLIRSATSIGANYREADMAHSKADFAAKISICLKEASETTYWLELLAESDLGPRDKLNALHDESIELTKILFTIRKNAKEKF, encoded by the coding sequence ATGCAAGACCTGAAAAAGAGAACCAAACACTTCGCTCTCGACACGATCGAACTCTGCACTCGCATATCAAAAACAACATCCGGACAGATCCTAAGTAAACAGCTCATCCGATCAGCAACATCTATTGGTGCAAACTACCGCGAAGCAGACATGGCCCATTCGAAAGCAGATTTCGCGGCAAAAATCTCAATCTGTCTGAAAGAGGCGAGTGAAACGACCTACTGGCTCGAACTCCTAGCAGAATCGGATTTGGGCCCTCGGGACAAACTCAATGCGTTGCACGATGAATCGATTGAACTCACCAAGATCCTTTTCACCATCCGCAAAAACGCGAAAGAGAAATTCTAA
- a CDS encoding FkbM family methyltransferase: MNRTLKTLATNICSKLLGPVRGFPTVATQKRDIENLLRLLRPVSAEKNLIRLGPSCDGGYLVPDDLKDIYACISPGVSTVSDFEIDCAERGMKVMLADRTVDQPPSNHPNFSFLKKHVGSYNDETYITIDKCISLLKPPLNSDLLLQMDIEGAEYETILNISPEGMSKFRIIVVEFHYLDQLWNRPFYRIASRVFEKILSTHACVHMHPNNCRPVFAKQGIRIPPLIEFTFYDRRRIAKAVPTKQFPHPLDADNTDFPTLKLPKEWYT; the protein is encoded by the coding sequence ATGAATCGCACCCTCAAAACACTTGCAACTAACATATGCTCTAAACTACTCGGTCCCGTACGAGGGTTTCCGACTGTAGCGACACAGAAGCGGGATATCGAGAACCTATTACGTCTTTTAAGACCAGTCTCCGCTGAGAAGAACCTAATACGCCTTGGTCCCAGCTGCGACGGAGGATACCTTGTACCCGACGACCTCAAGGACATTTACGCCTGCATTTCTCCGGGCGTTAGCACCGTTTCGGACTTCGAAATCGATTGTGCAGAGAGAGGAATGAAAGTAATGTTGGCTGATCGAACCGTGGACCAACCACCATCGAATCACCCAAACTTCTCTTTTTTAAAAAAGCATGTCGGTTCCTACAACGACGAAACATACATAACGATCGACAAATGCATATCACTATTAAAGCCACCCTTGAATTCGGACCTCTTATTGCAGATGGACATTGAGGGCGCCGAATACGAAACAATATTAAACATTTCACCCGAAGGAATGTCAAAGTTTAGGATTATTGTCGTAGAATTTCATTATCTTGATCAACTCTGGAACAGGCCCTTTTACCGCATAGCATCTCGCGTGTTCGAAAAAATATTATCTACCCACGCTTGCGTTCACATGCACCCCAACAACTGCCGACCAGTTTTCGCGAAGCAAGGCATCAGGATACCGCCGTTAATTGAATTTACTTTTTATGATCGAAGGCGAATTGCGAAAGCAGTTCCAACGAAGCAATTCCCGCATCCCCTCGATGCAGACAACACAGATTTCCCAACTCTAAAACTACCAAAAGAATGGTACACCTAA
- a CDS encoding DUF268 domain-containing protein, giving the protein MSKFINSPRKILKKLYRILSEFGIEPIKFIRSTRSLPWYLRDYFKIRSQSKSQPVKIRFTFPYPKLRDKDTESGTTRSHYFHQDLLVAQYIFSEAPKRHIDIGSRIDGFVSNVASFRKIEVLDIRPTKQSIPNITFIQSDLMRPNHALKDSTDSISCLHAIEHFGLGRYGDPIDIDGTKKGLSNILELLKANGTLYLSLPIGSERIEFNAHRVFNAITPIKLLEGKCTLTSFSYVNDQGDLIKPENPNTVDFEMSFGCEYGCGIYTFTKNP; this is encoded by the coding sequence ATGTCAAAATTCATTAATTCCCCGCGTAAAATCCTTAAAAAACTTTACAGAATCTTAAGTGAGTTCGGCATTGAGCCCATCAAATTCATACGCTCCACGAGGTCGCTCCCTTGGTACTTAAGAGACTACTTCAAGATAAGATCCCAATCGAAATCTCAACCAGTTAAAATTCGTTTCACGTTTCCTTACCCCAAGCTGAGAGACAAAGACACTGAAAGCGGAACCACTCGCAGTCACTATTTTCATCAAGATTTACTTGTTGCACAATACATATTCTCAGAAGCACCAAAACGCCATATCGACATAGGATCCAGAATCGACGGTTTCGTCTCCAACGTGGCCAGTTTCAGAAAAATCGAAGTCTTAGATATCAGGCCAACGAAACAGTCTATACCCAATATAACATTTATTCAATCCGATTTGATGCGTCCAAACCACGCACTAAAAGACTCCACCGATTCAATATCATGCCTGCATGCCATCGAGCACTTCGGACTTGGACGCTACGGAGATCCGATAGATATCGATGGAACGAAAAAAGGACTGTCGAACATTCTGGAACTTCTCAAAGCAAACGGTACACTTTACCTTTCGCTACCCATTGGAAGCGAAAGAATCGAATTCAACGCACATCGAGTTTTCAATGCCATCACGCCGATAAAATTGCTTGAGGGGAAATGCACCCTCACTTCGTTTTCTTATGTCAACGACCAAGGCGATCTAATCAAACCCGAAAACCCAAACACTGTTGATTTCGAAATGAGTTTTGGCTGTGAGTACGGATGCGGAATTTACACATTCACAAAAAACCCATAA